The Osmerus eperlanus chromosome 12, fOsmEpe2.1, whole genome shotgun sequence genome has a segment encoding these proteins:
- the armc7 gene encoding armadillo repeat-containing protein 7, translating to MKATMSGKPGNSTGSDRFEYLQSLVTEFQDTDSEEAKEQVLANLANFAYDPRNMVDLRTLQVMDLFLDMLTEDNENFVEFGMGGLCNLSMDPECRDHILQSDGIALVTSCLSSRREETVLSAISTLMNLTTAASRSLTTDTTVVQCMLRFSLSQSPRLRNLASVFVQDYCTEQQVARAEERLQGHHQTILGIPLPKD from the exons ATGAAGGCTACGATGTCAGGGAAGCCGGGAAATTCGACAGGATCTGATCGTTTTGAATACTTACAGTCACTCGTTACCGAATTTCAGGACACAGACAGCGAAG AGGCCAAAGAGCAAGTACTGGCCAATTTGGCCAATTTTGCATATGACCCCAGAAACATGGTGGACCTACGAACGCTTCAGGTGATGGACCTCTTCTTGGACATGCTCACAGAAGATAATGAGAACTTTGTAGAATTTGGGATGG GAGGGCTGTGTAACTTGAGTATGGACCCTGAGTGCCGAGACCATATCCTGCAGAGTGATGGCATCGCCTTGGTAACCAGCTGCCTGTCAAGCCGGCGAGAGGAGACGGTACTGTCAGCCATCTCCACACTCATGAATCTCACCACGGCAGCCTCCCGCTCTCTCACTACAGACACCACGGTGGTGCAGTGCATGCtgcgcttctccctctcccagagcccccgcTTGCGCAACCTGGCCTCTGTGTTTGTTCAGGACTACTGCACGGAGCAGCAGGTGGCCAGGGCAGAGGAGCGATTGCAGGGCCACCATCAGACCATTCTGGGGATCCCTCTGCCCAAGGATTAG
- the chad gene encoding chondroadherin codes for MCCVNFLLVWSCLLVLHPAVWGAPSQCPSQCHCHGDLQHVICDNVGLKKIPRVSEATRLLNLQRNNLGSLPMGSFNDMKGLISLHLQHCQIREIGGQAFKGLKKLIYLYLSNNEISNIKPGAFEDLGELTYLYLDGNRISDLPKGIFSPMINLFILQLNDNKLRDLRPGTFTGAKDLRWLHMSGNELSSLQPGSLDDVENLAILHLDGNKLSTYPSAAMSKLRVVEELTLARNPLRNIPDNAFQSFGRYMEKLHLDNMGLEKFSEGAFSGVTAIKSLNLDNNKLKNLPKSLEFVTITNLTISNNPWGCTCQLAPLRRWMDSSRQRPDALCASPSHQRGKQIRDSSAFSSCKVKTKRDKKGTRH; via the exons ATGTGCTGTGTGAACTTCCTGTTGGTGTGGAGCTGTCTCCTGGTCCTGCACCCTGCAGTATGGGGTGCCCCGAGCCAGTGCCCCAGCCAGTGCCACTGCCATGGCGACCTGCAGCACGTCATCTGTGACAACGTGGGGTTGAAGAAGATCCCACGGGTGTCCGAGGCCACGCGGCTGCTGAACCTCCAGAGGAACAACCTGGGCAGCCTTCCCATGGGCTCCTTCAACGACATGAAGGGGCTCATCTCCCTGCACTTGCAGCACTGCCAGATCCGAGAGATCGGTGGCCAGGCCTTCAAGGGGCTCAAGAAGCTCATCTACCTCTACCTGTCCAACAATGAGATCAGCAACATCAAGCCAGGTGCCTTTGAGGACCTCGGTGAGCTCACCTACCTCTACCTGGATGGCAACCGCATCAGTGACCTGCCCAAGGGCATCTTCTCACCCATGATAAACCTCTTCATTCTGCAACTGAACGACAACAAGCTGCGTGACCTGCGTCCGGGGACCTTCACCGGAGCCAAGGATCTGCGCTGGCTGCACATGAGCGGGAACGAGCTGAGCTCGCTGCAGCCAGGCTCTCTGGACGATGTGGAGAACCTGGCCATCCTGCACCTGGACGGGAACAAGCTGTCCACGTACCCCTCTGCAGCCATGAGCAAGCTCCGAGTGGTGGAAGAGCTCACCCTGGCTAGGAACCCCCTCCGCAACATCCCCGACAACGCCTTCCAGAGCTTCGGACGCTACATGGAGAAGCTGCATCTGGACAACATGGGCTTGGAGAAG TTCTCTGAGGGTGCTTTCAGCGGAGTGACAGCCATCAAATCTCTGAACCTGGACAACAACAAGCTCAAGAATCTCCCTAAAAGCCTGGAGTTTGTCACCATCACCAACCTTACTATCTCCAACAACCCCTGGGGCTGCACCTGCCAGCTGGCTCCTCTGCGCAG GTGGATGGACTCTAGCCGCCAACGCCCAGATGCACTGTGTGCTTCTCCTTCCCACCAAAGAGGCAAGCAAATTCGAGACAGCTCTGCCTTCAGCAGCTGCAAagtcaagacaaagagagacaagaaGGGGACACGCCATTAA
- the acsf2 gene encoding medium-chain acyl-CoA ligase ACSF2, mitochondrial, with protein sequence MLSRILLGSQPLRSNVFCSTQVKVFQVFPRPRKVVCFTAQGSCGIHVDSPPTIPSLTTSYAHGTSSTSLLSSTVAGALQATVERCPDREALVFLKGGIRKTFSQLQHDVDQAAAGLLAMGLKKGDRMGIWGPNIYEWVLFQFATAKAGIILVSVNPAYQVQEVEFALRKVGCNAILCPTQFKTQNYCDMLRQICPEIDSASPGAIKSAKLPDLRIVIVTDSQQPGMFSLSDVMQAGSSQYIQQLQDLQKKLSSDDPINIQFTSGTTGSPKAAMLSHHNIVNNAYIIGRRVGYDWRPDVRVCLPVPLFHCFGSVGGGMCMAVHGATIIFPSPGYDGHANLVAMESERCTFVYGTPTMYIDMLGKPDLAKYDLSSVEAGIVAGSPCPPEVAKKVISTMGIKHLTIGYGTTENSPVTFCGFPIDNIERKTETVGCITSHIEAKVVDPTTRQIVPLGNQGELMIRGYCVMLNYWDDVVKTNECITKDRWYMTGDIASLDGYGYCRIEGRIKDMIIRGGENIYPAEVEQFLHTHPKVHEAQVVGVKDERMGEELCACIKLKEGQDCSAEEIKAYCKGKISHFKVPRYVTFVKSYPLTVSGKIQKNKLREQTEKLLGL encoded by the exons ATGCTGTCCCGGATACTTTTGGGTTCACAACCTCTGCGGTCCAATGTATTTTGTTCAACGCAAGTGAAGGTTTTCCAGGTTTTTCCAAGACCTCGGAAAGTTGTTTGTTTTACAGCGCAGGGTAGTTG CGGAATTCACGTGGACAGCCCACCCACTATTCCCTCTCTGACCACTAGTTATGCTCACGgcacttcctccacctccctgctctccagcaCGGTAGCTGGTGCTCTGCAGGCCACTGTGGAACGCTGTCCGGACAGAGAAGCCCTGGTATTCCTAAAGGGCGGGATCAGGAAGACTTTTTCACAGTTACAGCATGAT GTCGACCAGGCTGCTGCAGGACTGCTGGCCATGGGACTCAAGAAGGGGGACAGAATGGGCATATGGGGCCCCAACATATATGAGTGGGTGCTATTCCAGTTTGCCACAGCCAAGGCTGGCATCATACTG GTATCAGTGAATCCAGCGTACCAGGTACAAGAAGTGGAGTTTGCATTAAGAAAG GTGGGATGCAATGCGATCCTGTGCCCGACCCAGTTTAAGACTCAAAATTACTGTGACATGTTGAGACAGATCTGTCCAGAGATTGACTCTGCCAGCCCTGGAGCCATAAAGAGTGCTAA GCTCCCAGACCTCCGCATTGTGATTGTGACAGACAGCCAACAGCCCGGCATGTTTAGTTTGAGCGATGTGATGCAAGCCGGGAGCAGCCAGTATATTCAGCAGCTACAGGATCTTCAGAAGAAACTCTCAAGCGACGATCCAATCAACATTCAGTTCACATCG GGCACAACCGGGTCCCCGAAAGCTGCCATGCTGTCCCACCACAACATCGTCAACAATGCCTACATAATCGGCAGACGCGTGGGCTACGATTGGAGG CCTGACGTGCGAGTCTGCCTACCAGTGCCCCTGTTTCACTGCTTCGGCTCCGTGGGTGGTGGCATGTGCATGGCCGTGCATGGTGCCACCAtcatcttcccctcccctggGTATGACGGGCACGCCAATCTGGTAGCGATGGAGAGCGAAAG GTGTACTTTTGTATATGGCACCCCTACCATGTATATTGACATGCTGGGAAAGCCTGACTTGGCCAAGTATGACTTGTCTTCGGTGGAGGCAG GCATTGTGGCTGGTTCTCCATGCCCCCCTGAAGTTGCAAAGAAGGTCATCTCTACTATGGGCATCAAGCATTTAACA ATTGGCTATGGAACTACTGAAAATAGCCCAGTAACGTTCTGTGGGTTCCCAATAGACAACATAGAAAGGAAGACTGAGACTGTTGGATGCATCACCAGCCACATCGAG GCCAAGGTGGTAGACCCTACAACTCGACAGATCGTGCCCCTTGGGAACCAAGGAGAGCTGATGATTAGAGGCTATTGTGTCATGCTGAACTACTGGGATGATGTCGTTAAAACGAACGAGTGCATCACCAAGGACCGTTGGTACATGACTGG TGACATTGCTAGCCTTGACGGCTACGGCTACTGCCGCATCGAGGGCCGAATCAAAGACATGATCATCCGGGGAGGGGAGAATATCTACCCCGCGGAAGTTGAGCAGTTCCTGCACACCCACCCGAAGGTCCATGAGGCACAG GTTGTTGGAGTAAAGGATGAACGTATGGGAGAGGAGTTGTGTGCCTGTATCAAGCTGAAGGAAGGACAGGACTGCAGTGCCGAGGAGATCAAAGCTTACTGCAAGGGCAAA ATTTCTCATTTCAAGGTCCCACGCTATGTGACATTTGTGAAGAGCTACCCACTCACTGTTTCAGGAAAG ATTCAGAAGAACAAACTGCGCGAGCAGACGGAAAAGTTACTGGGACTGTAA